One part of the Halobacteria archaeon AArc-dxtr1 genome encodes these proteins:
- a CDS encoding DUF1080 domain-containing protein — protein sequence MDDPETTDSNSEWMQRRRILQTVGGLGALSIAGCLGDDDGDDEPNGDDSDDTENGNGEEQPWDEYDAPPEDEWPERVDTENVGLGREPPANATILWDGDTATLDQWEHSTASPMGGDGEDGDDAMWVEEDDHFEVNLGTGEIRPEWDGAGGEMGDCHLHIEWMVPEWVGGDGQSRGNSGVFMMERYEIQVLDNYENETSPGNEAGSYYATEPTLAMPARPQGEWQEFDIIWRGPRSEDGELIRYPQLTVFFNGVCVKNHFDVPGPNWAGIHPFDHDQHGHHTGDDGEFLEHVPFYLQDHMAENDMAYFRNIWFYDLPEEPVDLDDPDGMPMYDSAHGEEFPEMVDPGGVGTTGDPPGDADVLIDGEETLAAGDGGWESDDEYGDCQVHVEWQADADADAMGPWRSNSGLQIGEYEIQILDTHDNPVDAEEWAGAYTDHVGPYYDAVRESGEWQALDVVFQGPRDDGPAQITALLNGIVVQSRLRTDEPNAGDEEESDRLIRLAEPPEDGSDVSVQNTWIRSLE from the coding sequence ATGGACGATCCCGAGACAACTGATAGCAATAGCGAGTGGATGCAGCGACGGCGCATCCTGCAGACCGTCGGCGGACTCGGCGCCCTCTCGATCGCCGGCTGCCTCGGCGATGACGACGGTGACGACGAGCCAAACGGCGACGACAGCGACGATACCGAGAACGGAAACGGCGAGGAGCAGCCCTGGGACGAGTACGACGCGCCACCGGAGGACGAGTGGCCGGAGCGCGTCGATACGGAAAACGTCGGGCTCGGCCGCGAACCGCCGGCGAACGCGACGATCCTCTGGGACGGCGACACCGCGACGCTCGACCAGTGGGAGCACTCGACGGCGTCGCCGATGGGCGGCGACGGCGAGGACGGCGACGACGCGATGTGGGTCGAGGAGGACGACCACTTCGAGGTCAACCTCGGGACCGGCGAGATCCGCCCCGAGTGGGACGGCGCCGGCGGCGAGATGGGCGACTGTCACCTCCACATCGAGTGGATGGTCCCCGAGTGGGTCGGCGGCGACGGACAGAGCCGCGGTAACAGCGGCGTCTTCATGATGGAGCGCTACGAGATCCAGGTTCTCGATAACTACGAGAACGAAACCTCGCCCGGGAACGAGGCAGGTTCGTACTACGCCACGGAGCCGACCCTGGCGATGCCGGCCCGGCCGCAGGGCGAGTGGCAAGAGTTCGACATCATCTGGCGCGGCCCGCGATCTGAGGACGGCGAGCTGATCCGCTACCCGCAGCTGACGGTCTTTTTCAACGGCGTTTGCGTGAAGAATCACTTCGACGTTCCGGGCCCGAACTGGGCGGGAATCCACCCCTTCGACCACGATCAGCACGGCCACCACACCGGCGACGACGGCGAGTTCCTAGAACACGTACCCTTCTACCTGCAAGACCACATGGCCGAGAACGACATGGCGTACTTCCGAAATATCTGGTTCTACGACCTCCCCGAGGAGCCGGTCGACCTCGACGATCCAGACGGGATGCCCATGTACGACAGCGCTCACGGAGAAGAGTTCCCGGAGATGGTCGATCCCGGCGGCGTCGGGACGACGGGCGATCCGCCGGGTGACGCCGACGTACTGATCGACGGCGAGGAGACGCTCGCCGCCGGCGACGGCGGCTGGGAGAGCGACGACGAGTACGGCGACTGCCAGGTCCACGTCGAGTGGCAGGCCGACGCCGACGCCGACGCGATGGGACCGTGGCGAAGCAACAGCGGTCTCCAGATCGGTGAGTACGAGATCCAGATTCTCGACACCCACGACAACCCTGTCGACGCAGAAGAGTGGGCCGGCGCCTACACCGATCACGTAGGCCCGTACTACGATGCGGTGCGCGAGTCCGGCGAGTGGCAGGCACTCGATGTCGTCTTCCAGGGACCACGGGACGACGGTCCGGCCCAGATCACCGCCCTGCTCAACGGCATCGTCGTCCAGTCGCGCCTCCGGACCGACGAGCCAAATGCTGGCGACGAGGAGGAAAGTGACCGCTTGATCCGTCTGGCAGAACCACCAGAAGACGGCAGCGACGTTAGCGTCCAGAATACCTGGATCCGGTCGCTCGAGTAA
- the trpD gene encoding anthranilate phosphoribosyltransferase: protein MKEYVEHVTDGSNLSQAEARAASTAVFEEATEAQIGALLAALRAKGETEAEIAGFAEGMREAARTIEPDREPLVDTCGTGGDDHDTINVSTTSAIVAAGAGVPIAKHGNYSVSSSSGSADVLEEVGVNVEAEPSAVEAAIESDGIGFMLAPVFHPAMKAVIGPRQELGMRTVFNVLGPLTNPAGADAQVVGVYDPDLVPVLANALARMDVDRALVVHGSGTDEIAIHGETRVAEVDGSAVETYEIEPADVGLDRHAIEDIAGGTPADNAADLRGIVAGDVTGAKREVILANAGAAIYVAGEADSLDAGADRAREAIESGDAAAMLDRLSDTVPEAQ from the coding sequence ATGAAAGAGTACGTCGAACACGTTACGGATGGATCGAATCTCTCCCAAGCGGAGGCGAGAGCGGCCTCGACGGCCGTTTTCGAGGAGGCAACGGAGGCACAGATCGGCGCCCTGCTCGCGGCACTGCGCGCGAAAGGCGAGACCGAAGCCGAGATCGCCGGCTTCGCGGAGGGGATGCGTGAGGCGGCGCGGACGATCGAACCGGACCGCGAGCCACTGGTCGACACCTGCGGGACCGGCGGCGACGACCACGACACGATCAACGTCTCGACGACCAGCGCCATCGTGGCGGCGGGTGCGGGCGTTCCGATCGCCAAACACGGGAACTACTCCGTCTCCTCCTCGTCGGGCAGCGCGGACGTACTCGAGGAGGTCGGCGTCAACGTCGAGGCCGAACCGTCGGCCGTCGAGGCCGCAATCGAGTCCGATGGCATCGGCTTCATGCTCGCACCCGTCTTCCACCCGGCGATGAAGGCCGTCATCGGTCCGCGACAGGAACTCGGTATGCGGACCGTCTTCAACGTCCTCGGACCGCTGACCAACCCCGCGGGCGCCGATGCCCAGGTCGTCGGCGTCTACGATCCCGATCTCGTTCCCGTGCTCGCGAACGCGCTCGCGCGTATGGACGTCGATCGGGCGCTGGTCGTCCACGGCTCCGGGACCGACGAAATCGCAATCCACGGTGAGACTCGCGTCGCTGAAGTCGATGGATCTGCTGTCGAAACCTACGAGATCGAACCGGCCGACGTTGGCCTTGACCGACACGCGATCGAGGATATCGCGGGTGGCACACCGGCCGACAACGCGGCCGACCTGCGCGGTATCGTTGCCGGCGACGTGACCGGCGCCAAGCGCGAGGTCATCCTCGCGAACGCGGGTGCGGCGATCTACGTCGCCGGCGAGGCGGACTCCCTCGACGCCGGCGCCGATCGCGCCCGCGAGGCGATCGAATCCGGCGACGCGGCGGCGATGCTCGACCGACTCTCCGACACAGTTCCGGAGGCTCAATGA
- a CDS encoding phosphoribosylanthranilate isomerase — MTRVKVCGITQPADVQVAAAAGADAVGIICDVPVETPREVDVERARELAAGAPPFVTTVLVTMPRDPERAAELVDRIQPDAIQLHGAIEPDAVATVRANLPVDVLLAIDAADLDDANRFDDVVDGFVVDSTDEHGGGGTGETHDWERTRDETADLDSPVVLAGGLTSDNVADAVEAAAPFGVDVASGVESSGGVKDHDAVRSFVANAKARRETAGAEP, encoded by the coding sequence ATGACCCGGGTCAAAGTCTGTGGTATCACGCAACCGGCAGACGTGCAGGTCGCCGCCGCCGCCGGCGCCGACGCAGTCGGCATCATCTGCGACGTTCCCGTCGAGACACCCCGGGAGGTCGACGTCGAGCGCGCCCGCGAGCTGGCCGCCGGTGCACCACCGTTCGTAACGACGGTGCTGGTGACCATGCCCAGAGATCCCGAGCGAGCCGCCGAGCTAGTCGACCGAATCCAGCCCGATGCGATCCAGCTCCACGGGGCGATCGAACCCGACGCGGTCGCCACGGTCCGGGCTAACCTCCCCGTCGACGTCCTGCTCGCGATCGACGCGGCGGACCTGGACGACGCAAACCGCTTTGACGACGTCGTCGACGGCTTCGTCGTCGACTCGACCGACGAGCACGGCGGCGGCGGCACCGGCGAGACCCACGACTGGGAGCGCACGCGCGACGAGACCGCCGACCTCGACTCGCCGGTCGTCCTCGCCGGCGGACTGACTTCCGACAACGTTGCCGACGCCGTCGAAGCGGCGGCCCCGTTCGGCGTCGACGTCGCCAGTGGCGTCGAGTCGAGCGGCGGCGTCAAGGACCACGACGCCGTTCGATCGTTCGTTGCGAACGCAAAGGCCCGCCGCGAGACGGCGGGCGCAGAACCCTGA
- the trpE gene encoding anthranilate synthase component I, which produces MVSPTLDLDRSAFREHAGDREDRPAVVRTVATLDVETTPLSAYAALTGRSETSDRDRSPYAFLLESAEKTASSDPDGAFRPSAARADRHARFSYVGYDPEAVITVGPEGADVEALSEDAPVDLLANGADGDTVDSLRAALPDVRLANVPEHDRQHLEGGLVGFLAYDAVYDLWLDEVGRQRPDSRFPDAQFVLTTKTVAFDERDGSITLTFTPILDADDDPDAVYDELRAEADAVAETLAAADEPETGGFVRQGEGYAGPQAEYEESVRRAKEHVLDGDIYQGVISRRRELEGEVDPLGFYEAMREVNPSPYMYLLAHDDLTVVGASPETLVSVQGRRIVSNPIAGTCDRGSSPVEDRRLAGEMLADGKERAEHTMLVDLARNDVRRVAEPGSVRVEEFMNVLKYSHVQHIESTVTGTLAAEADAFDATRAAFPAGTLSGAPKIRAMEIIDDLEAEPRGLYGGGVGYYSWTGDADFAIVIRTATVEEQASGTDLITVRAGAGLVADSDPTAEYEETEKKMGGVLAAVERIEQDVEEISDWDESAAEDESTAEPEVSR; this is translated from the coding sequence ATGGTTTCCCCAACACTCGACCTCGACCGAAGCGCGTTCCGCGAGCACGCCGGTGATCGCGAGGACCGGCCCGCCGTCGTCAGAACCGTCGCGACGCTTGACGTGGAGACGACGCCGCTTTCGGCCTACGCCGCCCTGACCGGCCGGTCGGAGACCAGCGATCGCGACCGATCTCCCTATGCCTTCCTCCTCGAGAGTGCCGAGAAGACCGCCTCGAGCGACCCCGACGGTGCCTTCCGTCCCAGCGCGGCACGCGCCGATCGCCACGCCCGGTTCTCCTACGTTGGCTATGATCCCGAAGCCGTGATCACGGTCGGCCCGGAGGGAGCCGACGTCGAGGCGCTCTCCGAGGATGCGCCGGTCGACCTGCTCGCGAACGGCGCGGACGGCGACACCGTCGATTCGCTCCGGGCGGCGCTGCCCGACGTGCGGCTCGCGAACGTCCCCGAGCACGACCGCCAACACTTAGAGGGCGGCTTGGTCGGCTTCCTCGCGTACGACGCGGTCTACGACCTCTGGCTCGACGAGGTCGGCCGCCAGCGACCGGACTCGCGCTTTCCCGACGCCCAGTTCGTGCTTACGACCAAGACGGTCGCGTTCGACGAGCGCGATGGGTCGATCACGCTCACGTTCACGCCGATTCTCGATGCCGACGACGATCCCGACGCGGTCTACGACGAACTCCGCGCGGAGGCCGACGCCGTCGCCGAAACGCTCGCCGCGGCCGACGAACCTGAAACCGGCGGCTTCGTCCGGCAAGGAGAGGGATACGCCGGCCCACAGGCGGAGTACGAAGAGAGCGTTCGTCGGGCGAAAGAGCACGTTCTCGACGGCGACATCTATCAGGGCGTGATCTCTCGCCGACGTGAACTCGAAGGCGAGGTCGACCCGCTTGGCTTCTACGAGGCGATGCGGGAGGTAAACCCTTCACCGTACATGTATCTCCTGGCACACGACGATCTCACGGTCGTCGGTGCCAGCCCCGAGACGCTCGTCTCGGTTCAGGGGCGCCGGATCGTCTCGAACCCGATCGCCGGCACCTGCGACCGCGGCTCGAGCCCCGTCGAGGACCGTCGGCTGGCCGGCGAGATGCTCGCTGACGGGAAAGAGCGCGCCGAGCACACGATGCTGGTCGACCTGGCGCGAAACGACGTGCGCCGGGTCGCCGAACCCGGCTCGGTCCGCGTCGAGGAGTTCATGAACGTCTTGAAGTACAGCCACGTCCAGCACATCGAGTCGACCGTGACGGGGACGCTCGCTGCGGAGGCGGACGCGTTCGATGCGACTCGGGCCGCCTTCCCGGCCGGGACGCTCTCGGGTGCGCCGAAGATCCGGGCGATGGAGATCATCGACGACCTCGAAGCGGAGCCCCGGGGGCTCTACGGCGGCGGCGTCGGCTACTACTCCTGGACCGGCGACGCTGACTTCGCGATCGTGATCCGGACGGCGACCGTCGAGGAGCAAGCGAGCGGGACCGACCTCATAACTGTCCGCGCGGGTGCGGGACTGGTTGCCGACAGCGACCCGACCGCCGAGTACGAGGAGACCGAGAAGAAGATGGGTGGCGTTCTCGCCGCCGTAGAGCGTATCGAGCAAGATGTCGAGGAGATTTCAGACTGGGACGAGTCGGCCGCCGAGGACGAGTCGACAGCGGAACCGGAGGTGTCGCGATGA
- a CDS encoding aminodeoxychorismate/anthranilate synthase component II: MSATVSGGDDRPHVVFVDNFDSFTYNLVEYVSQHAETTVFKNTASLSEIRAAEPDAIIVSPGPGHPKNDRDVGVTMDVLRELSPEIPTLGVCLGLEAAVYAYGGSIGRAPAPIHGKASAIDHDGEGVFVGLEDGFRAGRYHSLVAHDVPDCFEVSATADHDGHTLVMGVRHRTHPIECVQFHPESVLTAVGHDLIENFLDRVSKPADGTSD, translated from the coding sequence ATGAGTGCAACGGTCTCGGGTGGAGACGACCGCCCGCACGTCGTCTTCGTCGACAACTTCGACTCGTTTACGTACAACTTGGTCGAGTACGTCAGCCAGCACGCCGAGACGACGGTGTTCAAAAACACCGCGTCGTTGTCCGAGATCCGCGCAGCCGAGCCGGACGCGATCATCGTCAGCCCCGGCCCCGGCCACCCGAAAAACGACCGCGACGTCGGCGTCACGATGGACGTCCTTCGTGAACTTAGCCCCGAAATCCCGACACTCGGAGTCTGTCTGGGACTCGAGGCGGCCGTCTACGCCTACGGTGGCTCGATCGGCCGCGCACCGGCGCCGATCCACGGGAAGGCCTCTGCGATCGATCACGACGGCGAGGGAGTCTTTGTCGGACTTGAGGACGGCTTTCGCGCGGGCCGGTACCACTCACTCGTTGCACACGACGTTCCCGACTGCTTTGAGGTGTCGGCGACCGCAGACCACGACGGACACACGCTCGTGATGGGTGTTCGCCACCGCACCCATCCGATCGAGTGCGTCCAGTTCCACCCCGAAAGCGTGCTCACCGCCGTCGGGCACGATCTGATCGAGAACTTCTTAGACCGTGTCTCGAAGCCGGCTGATGGCACAAGCGACTAG
- a CDS encoding adenosylcobalamin-dependent ribonucleoside-diphosphate reductase, whose product MSGSELSADELTLPIKRTEGDTLEERMTANAYHNILPARYLRKDADGELVETQEELFTRIGQNIALAEVPYEAAKRDVEITVTPEQLKPGHPRRDELAAEVFGAGTTAEDDVETALTEHNVNKFAYETVVPELPAEIREHVEDVADTFVEGMESLSFMPNSPTLMNAGDELQQLSACFVMSPDDDLSDIHETAKKAAEVFQSGGGVGYGFWQLRPFGDSVGSTGGIASGPITFMRTYDQLCETIAQGGTRRGAQMGIMRVSHPDVIEFIHAKNKDVSLAHTLRLNDPDDYTYTSFSEALEEARDLIDEDGRVPKHLRNAVEGHLSNFNISVGVTDDFMEALQNGEEYTFTNPRTEEPHIATEETKEMYGRYDLGEHVEVGEPLSIPADLVWERIVSGAHENGEPGVIYLERVNKEHSFDVEAHPDHRILATNPCGEQPLEEHEACNLGHINLSTVADLDAPDWRVWSEEHGDEYDSQEAAIEAFLEDAIDYDEFDERIEYGTRFLENVVTMSDFPVEEIEQTVRDMRKIGLGIMGLAQLYIQLGIKYGSDEGDEVARQLMTHINHGAKAKSHELAEERGSFNDWDESKYANPTEYREWFEHQTGEDANDWEGGFPIRNHNVTTIAPTGTTSMVGNTTGGCEPIYNVAYYKNVTDDVQGDEMLVEFDDYFLRVLEANDIDVEAVKEEAQEQMATNQFDGVEGLETVPNAIGELFVVTSDVSAKQHAAVQCACQKGVDSAISKTVNAPNDSSLEDAKDVFEWVYENGGKGVTYYRDGTRSKQVLTTRADNADFADETEAAEALVSQIDEIFGGLEAFLESDDVQDSLGDDAEPLVGDAPDPVQVDFTEKRERPDALQGVSQRIDTGYGKVYVTINEDPETGQPFELFANIGHSGGFTNSFTEALAKVISTSLRSGVDPEEIVDELCGTRSPKVAWDKGEQIQSIPDAIGTAMRRYLDNEIDKPYPTQQTLEDAADADTTVEFDGPETDGGAATEAPAGDADDAVQDLIDAGESPECPDCGSLSLYYSEGCKTCNSCGWSEC is encoded by the coding sequence ATGAGCGGCTCCGAGCTCTCCGCGGACGAACTGACGCTGCCGATCAAACGCACCGAGGGCGACACGCTCGAGGAGCGCATGACGGCCAACGCCTACCACAACATCCTCCCCGCCCGCTATCTCCGCAAGGACGCCGACGGCGAACTCGTCGAGACCCAAGAGGAGCTGTTCACTCGCATCGGCCAGAATATCGCACTCGCAGAAGTTCCCTACGAGGCCGCAAAGCGCGACGTCGAGATCACCGTCACGCCCGAGCAGTTAAAGCCCGGCCACCCCCGCCGAGACGAGCTCGCCGCGGAGGTCTTCGGTGCAGGAACGACTGCCGAAGACGACGTCGAGACCGCGCTCACCGAGCACAACGTCAACAAGTTCGCCTACGAGACCGTCGTCCCCGAGTTGCCCGCGGAGATCCGCGAGCACGTCGAGGACGTCGCCGACACGTTCGTCGAGGGGATGGAGAGTCTCTCCTTTATGCCGAACTCGCCGACCCTGATGAACGCCGGCGACGAACTCCAGCAGCTCTCGGCCTGTTTCGTCATGAGCCCCGACGACGACCTCTCGGACATCCACGAGACCGCCAAGAAGGCCGCGGAGGTCTTCCAGTCCGGCGGCGGCGTCGGCTACGGCTTCTGGCAGCTGCGCCCCTTCGGCGACTCCGTCGGCTCGACCGGCGGCATTGCGTCGGGCCCGATCACCTTCATGCGGACGTACGACCAGCTCTGTGAGACCATCGCGCAGGGTGGCACGCGACGCGGTGCCCAGATGGGGATCATGCGCGTCTCCCACCCCGACGTCATCGAGTTCATCCACGCGAAGAACAAGGACGTCTCCCTGGCTCACACGCTGCGACTCAACGACCCGGACGACTACACCTACACCTCGTTCTCGGAGGCCTTAGAAGAGGCCCGCGACCTCATCGACGAGGACGGCCGCGTCCCCAAACACCTCCGCAACGCCGTCGAGGGCCACCTCTCTAACTTCAATATCTCCGTCGGCGTCACCGACGACTTCATGGAGGCGCTCCAGAACGGCGAGGAGTACACGTTCACAAACCCGCGAACCGAAGAGCCCCACATCGCGACCGAAGAGACCAAAGAGATGTACGGCCGCTACGATCTCGGCGAGCACGTCGAGGTCGGCGAGCCGCTTTCGATCCCCGCCGATCTCGTCTGGGAGCGTATCGTCTCCGGCGCCCACGAGAACGGCGAACCCGGCGTAATCTATCTCGAGCGCGTCAACAAGGAACACTCCTTCGACGTCGAGGCCCACCCCGACCACCGGATCCTCGCGACGAACCCATGCGGTGAACAGCCCCTAGAGGAACACGAGGCCTGTAATCTCGGCCACATCAACCTCTCGACGGTCGCGGATCTCGACGCCCCGGACTGGCGCGTCTGGTCCGAGGAACACGGCGACGAGTACGACTCCCAGGAGGCGGCCATCGAGGCGTTCCTCGAGGACGCGATCGACTACGACGAGTTCGACGAGCGCATCGAGTACGGCACGCGCTTCTTGGAGAACGTCGTCACGATGTCTGACTTCCCCGTCGAGGAGATCGAGCAGACGGTTCGTGACATGCGCAAGATCGGCCTTGGTATCATGGGGCTGGCCCAGCTGTACATCCAGCTCGGCATCAAGTACGGCAGCGACGAGGGTGACGAGGTCGCCCGCCAGCTGATGACTCACATCAACCACGGCGCGAAAGCCAAGAGTCACGAGCTTGCCGAAGAGCGCGGCTCGTTTAACGACTGGGATGAGTCGAAGTATGCGAACCCGACCGAGTACCGCGAGTGGTTCGAGCACCAGACCGGCGAGGACGCCAACGACTGGGAAGGCGGCTTCCCGATCCGGAACCACAACGTGACCACCATCGCGCCCACGGGCACGACCTCGATGGTCGGCAACACGACCGGCGGCTGTGAGCCGATTTACAACGTCGCCTACTACAAGAACGTCACCGACGACGTGCAGGGCGACGAGATGCTGGTGGAGTTCGACGACTACTTCCTGCGCGTGCTCGAGGCCAACGACATCGACGTCGAGGCCGTCAAAGAGGAAGCTCAGGAGCAGATGGCGACCAACCAGTTCGACGGCGTCGAGGGACTCGAGACCGTCCCGAACGCTATCGGCGAGCTGTTCGTCGTCACCTCCGACGTCTCGGCGAAACAGCACGCGGCGGTCCAGTGTGCCTGCCAGAAGGGCGTCGACTCGGCGATCTCGAAGACGGTTAACGCGCCTAACGACTCCTCGCTCGAGGACGCCAAGGATGTCTTCGAATGGGTCTACGAGAACGGCGGTAAGGGCGTTACCTACTACCGCGACGGCACTCGTAGCAAGCAGGTGCTGACCACACGCGCAGACAACGCCGACTTCGCCGACGAAACCGAGGCCGCAGAGGCACTCGTCTCCCAGATCGACGAGATCTTCGGCGGGCTCGAAGCCTTCCTCGAGAGCGACGACGTCCAGGACAGCCTCGGGGACGATGCCGAACCGCTCGTCGGCGACGCTCCAGACCCCGTTCAGGTCGACTTCACCGAGAAGCGCGAACGACCCGACGCGCTTCAGGGCGTCAGCCAGCGCATCGACACCGGCTACGGGAAGGTCTACGTAACGATCAACGAAGATCCCGAAACCGGCCAGCCCTTCGAGCTGTTCGCGAACATCGGTCACTCCGGGGGCTTCACGAACTCCTTTACCGAGGCGCTGGCGAAGGTCATCTCGACCTCGCTGCGCTCGGGCGTCGACCCCGAGGAGATCGTCGACGAACTCTGTGGGACTCGAAGTCCCAAAGTCGCCTGGGACAAAGGCGAGCAGATCCAGTCCATTCCGGACGCCATCGGTACCGCGATGCGACGGTATCTCGACAACGAGATCGACAAGCCGTACCCGACCCAGCAGACCTTAGAGGACGCCGCCGACGCCGACACGACCGTCGAGTTCGACGGGCCGGAGACCGACGGCGGGGCAGCCACCGAGGCCCCTGCTGGCGATGCCGACGACGCCGTCCAGGACCTCATCGATGCCGGTGAATCCCCCGAGTGTCCCGACTGCGGCTCGCTCTCGCTGTACTACTCGGAGGGTTGCAAAACGTGCAATAGCTGCGGATGGTCCGAATGCTGA
- a CDS encoding NUMOD3 domain-containing DNA-binding protein — protein sequence MVTVDECPACGRSDFKNEYGIGIHLVRYCDKCTESQKEFGRELISGENHPMYGYKMSEETKRKIGEASSGRKMPEEAKQKISDSLSGHEVSEAT from the coding sequence ATGGTAACGGTAGACGAGTGCCCCGCTTGTGGGAGATCGGATTTTAAGAATGAGTACGGAATTGGTATCCATCTCGTTCGGTATTGTGACAAGTGTACTGAATCTCAGAAAGAGTTCGGCCGAGAGCTGATCTCCGGGGAGAACCATCCGATGTATGGGTACAAAATGTCCGAAGAGACGAAACGAAAAATCGGCGAGGCGTCGTCAGGGAGAAAAATGCCAGAAGAGGCAAAACAAAAAATTAGCGATTCTCTGAGTGGACACGAGGTGTCGGAAGCGACTTGA
- a CDS encoding NUMOD3 domain-containing DNA-binding protein: MYGRTGEDHPLYGYTWSDEQRQKLSDALRGTVPGKTKPRQVIKSRHVVRNGWEAAIDLILHDSPFEYSYEDVSFQLSGQSYTPDFVAAGVVIEVKGMVWSGDDDKAKTFMELYDRPYVVVGSELPCDEHLPWDEREQLPGVIEALR, encoded by the coding sequence ATGTATGGACGAACCGGAGAGGATCATCCGCTCTATGGCTACACCTGGAGTGATGAACAGCGGCAGAAATTGAGCGACGCGTTGCGGGGTACAGTTCCGGGAAAAACCAAACCACGCCAAGTCATAAAATCCAGACATGTCGTCAGAAATGGCTGGGAAGCCGCAATAGACCTAATTCTGCACGACTCACCGTTCGAATACTCGTACGAGGACGTTTCGTTCCAGTTGAGCGGTCAATCGTATACGCCGGACTTCGTAGCCGCAGGTGTGGTAATTGAAGTGAAAGGAATGGTATGGTCCGGGGACGACGATAAAGCCAAGACATTCATGGAGTTGTATGATCGCCCATACGTCGTCGTGGGTTCCGAGTTGCCATGCGACGAACACCTTCCGTGGGATGAGCGAGAACAGCTCCCTGGCGTCATCGAAGCACTTCGTTGA
- a CDS encoding DUF5830 family protein, with amino-acid sequence MDDRVERGLALLERLEHESLPLADAVDRLEAVTADPHVVRTTLDEAELRGIIEREDGIVRPKSRQYVRFGEDVVTKEGEFTCQRCGSSLSTGHFIDLDAGEIGPFGSSCIRKVTGRE; translated from the coding sequence ATGGACGACCGCGTCGAGCGTGGATTGGCCCTACTTGAGCGCTTAGAACACGAGTCGCTACCGCTGGCTGACGCCGTCGACCGGCTCGAGGCGGTGACCGCCGATCCCCACGTCGTCAGAACCACGCTGGACGAGGCGGAGCTTCGAGGCATTATCGAGCGCGAGGACGGGATTGTCAGGCCGAAGAGTCGCCAGTACGTCCGCTTTGGTGAAGACGTCGTGACCAAAGAGGGAGAGTTCACGTGTCAACGGTGCGGGTCGTCGCTGTCGACCGGCCACTTCATCGATCTCGATGCGGGCGAGATCGGACCCTTCGGCTCGTCGTGTATTCGAAAAGTCACGGGTCGAGAGTAA